One Sodalis praecaptivus DNA segment encodes these proteins:
- a CDS encoding LysR family transcriptional regulator, producing MEITSLQAFIAVVKAGSFAAAAKKRGLTRSAIGKSVAKLEAHLGVRLFHRTTRSLTLTTDGQLFYERCAQAIQELAEAEALIKQEKPYPKGTLKITLPVTYGRVHILPVVSDFVRRWPEVDVEINFSDAVSDLIEEGFDLAIRLGKPPADTSQLIIRTLARYSSQMVAAPDFLAAKGMPPSVEALDGYDRLMYGTRRAPLPWQLRMPDGDLHTVAGREKVYFDNAEAVRDAALAGMGIALLPEFITRAAVADGRLVPLFSECRTRDVTAYLIYPSKKHLAARIRCFIDVLVAERGDAAVRSPA from the coding sequence ATGGAGATAACCAGCCTACAGGCGTTTATTGCGGTGGTGAAGGCGGGCAGTTTTGCGGCGGCGGCCAAAAAGCGCGGGCTGACGCGTTCCGCTATTGGCAAATCTGTCGCAAAACTGGAGGCGCATTTGGGGGTACGGCTGTTTCACCGCACGACGCGCAGCCTGACGCTGACCACGGACGGCCAGCTGTTTTATGAACGCTGCGCACAGGCCATACAGGAGCTGGCCGAAGCGGAAGCGCTGATAAAACAGGAGAAGCCGTACCCCAAAGGCACGCTAAAGATCACGCTGCCGGTCACCTATGGCCGCGTGCATATTCTACCGGTGGTGAGCGACTTTGTTCGGCGTTGGCCGGAAGTCGACGTCGAAATCAATTTCAGCGATGCCGTTAGCGATCTGATTGAAGAGGGGTTTGATTTGGCCATTCGCCTCGGCAAGCCCCCCGCCGATACCTCACAATTGATTATCAGGACGCTCGCCCGCTACAGCAGCCAAATGGTCGCCGCGCCCGATTTTCTGGCGGCGAAAGGCATGCCTCCTTCCGTTGAGGCGCTTGACGGCTATGATCGACTGATGTACGGCACGCGCCGTGCGCCGCTGCCCTGGCAACTGCGGATGCCGGACGGCGACTTACACACGGTGGCGGGGCGGGAGAAGGTCTATTTTGATAATGCTGAAGCGGTTCGGGATGCCGCCCTGGCCGGTATGGGCATCGCGCTACTGCCGGAATTTATCACGCGGGCGGCGGTGGCTGATGGCCGCCTGGTCCCCTTATTCAGCGAGTGCCGCACGCGCGATGTCACGGCTTACCTTATTTATCCCAGCAAAAAACATCTGGCCGCGCGGATCCGCTGCTTCATCGATGTGCTGGTGGCGGAGCGGGGAGACGCGGCCGTCCGCTCACCGGCTTAG
- a CDS encoding alpha/beta hydrolase — MYSESVNRLLEQWRTSAAPLERALKGEPGADWPEARENYLAALATLFPAPPAVHIADTMLAGQPTSLITPSQAEQPAGFITPPRPGQPTGLAPRSQPHARRVLLYLHGGGYASGGRRGYHGLGGRFARRLNAQVYIPDYRLAPEHPFPAAIDDAFAAYRALLADGAEPASIMLAGDSAGGALVVTLLRKIRDAGLAQPAGGVALSPWADISQSGGSAVSREGRDPLCGVAFLNLLARNYLGAVAATHPDASPVFADVSGIAPVMIQVGENEVMLSDALRLAARLGEQRVRVTLEVWPAMFHVWHLCADVLPEAERAIANAAAFLLGTQADR, encoded by the coding sequence ATGTACAGCGAATCTGTGAACCGTCTTTTAGAACAGTGGCGCACCAGCGCCGCGCCCCTTGAACGCGCGCTCAAGGGCGAGCCGGGTGCGGATTGGCCCGAGGCGCGTGAAAACTATCTTGCGGCGCTTGCGACCCTCTTCCCCGCGCCGCCGGCGGTGCATATTGCCGACACGATGCTGGCCGGGCAGCCCACCTCGCTTATCACCCCGTCGCAAGCCGAGCAGCCCGCAGGGTTTATTACCCCGCCGCGGCCCGGCCAACCTACCGGGCTCGCTCCACGGTCGCAACCGCACGCGCGGCGCGTATTGCTCTACCTGCACGGGGGCGGTTATGCCAGCGGCGGCCGCCGCGGTTATCACGGGCTGGGCGGTCGTTTCGCCCGGCGGCTTAATGCCCAAGTGTACATCCCCGACTACCGGCTGGCCCCTGAGCATCCCTTTCCCGCCGCTATCGACGATGCGTTTGCCGCTTATCGCGCGTTGTTGGCGGACGGCGCCGAACCGGCGTCCATCATGCTCGCGGGCGATTCGGCCGGCGGCGCGCTGGTGGTGACGCTGCTGCGTAAAATTCGCGATGCCGGTCTGGCGCAGCCGGCGGGCGGTGTGGCGCTCTCTCCCTGGGCCGATATCAGCCAGAGCGGGGGATCCGCCGTAAGCAGGGAAGGACGGGATCCCCTCTGCGGCGTCGCGTTTCTCAATCTCTTGGCGCGCAACTATCTCGGTGCCGTAGCCGCCACCCATCCCGATGCCTCGCCGGTATTCGCCGACGTCAGCGGTATCGCGCCGGTGATGATTCAAGTTGGCGAAAACGAAGTGATGCTAAGCGACGCCCTGCGGCTGGCGGCACGGCTTGGCGAGCAGCGCGTCCGCGTCACCCTGGAGGTTTGGCCGGCGATGTTTCACGTCTGGCATCTGTGCGCGGACGTCCTCCCCGAGGCGGAACGGGCCATTGCCAACGCCGCCGCGTTTCTTCTGGGTACCCAGGCCGACCGATAA
- a CDS encoding YfaZ family outer membrane protein has product MRVTTTTRPALIGCALMAMLSIPAARAMDGMVSTGTHFTDVNIGLGQQSSGLYINGGWVKNNQNGREVAGAETGINLPVGPAMFNLGVQANYIKGSTGAGEGVVFPVGAGVKLPLVHGVGVYASAYSASRQLSNSAKNYLDVDGGVSWTPIDLVTLKAGYRYIGMDGKNNRPNERLVEGPYVAGQLNF; this is encoded by the coding sequence ATGCGCGTAACAACCACAACACGTCCCGCCCTCATCGGCTGTGCCTTGATGGCGATGCTCAGCATTCCCGCCGCGCGGGCAATGGATGGCATGGTAAGCACCGGCACCCATTTCACCGATGTGAATATCGGTCTGGGCCAGCAATCCTCCGGTCTGTATATCAACGGCGGTTGGGTTAAAAACAACCAAAACGGCCGGGAAGTGGCCGGTGCGGAAACCGGTATCAATCTGCCGGTCGGACCTGCCATGTTCAATCTTGGCGTGCAGGCCAACTATATTAAAGGGTCTACCGGCGCCGGCGAAGGCGTGGTCTTCCCGGTCGGTGCCGGCGTCAAGTTGCCGCTGGTCCACGGTGTGGGCGTTTACGCAAGCGCCTATAGCGCCTCACGCCAATTGAGCAATAGCGCCAAGAATTATCTCGATGTGGACGGCGGTGTTAGCTGGACGCCCATCGATCTGGTGACGCTGAAAGCCGGTTATCGTTATATCGGTATGGACGGGAAAAACAACCGCCCCAATGAACGCCTGGTGGAAGGCCCCTACGTGGCGGGCCAGCTGAATTTCTAA
- a CDS encoding alkaline phosphatase family protein yields MRKVIVFGVDGLSMPLLKRYAAQGALPNIARMLQQGAATELLPFISAWGDVNWVAFMAGQGLGTAWRGQALPADNHQTGNLLDQMTRQGLKAALVHFPETVVADAGHFSFAPYWGRSAPWAAEHFKPMGHTTRYQARTGDKHIKQQKLGWPPNGTLAYHDKGAWQPLEKGADGGYALTLQGQRGNTLTLPLGEQEGKPVIWIGDQAVALAEGEWSPWCSLRALNVSGSVRFYLGCYRPERDEVEILQAQVTDPDQLCGASEQARALLAHAGPFFSKWVVKASPQEDYPQATYQEGDEQSLWLADTALTLTQQQGYALWATVHRLVDESHHNCLGQCDPASPFFDPAQAARYDAVMRDCYQILDKTMGKLMAQMDDETVLMLASDHGAVPNAYMCDIYRYLAKHQLVVLDEQLKPDMARSQVYLKDERGGLEIFVNLAGREATGIVSPADYDAVCAKTLHALGSWHVLEQGQLRNAVSLALLKDDAAGIGFWGPCAGDIVFAYNAGFVWGVSRGGEDICPVEVPGANHGPQKPTAATAMSSNYGALVMMGAGVRAGYYHDRATLGPYTMVDPAATIAHLLGLPLATLDGRVMHSLLADGHTHP; encoded by the coding sequence ATGCGAAAAGTGATTGTGTTTGGCGTTGATGGCTTATCGATGCCGTTACTGAAACGCTACGCGGCGCAGGGCGCGTTACCGAATATTGCCCGGATGCTGCAACAGGGGGCGGCGACCGAGCTGTTGCCCTTTATTTCCGCCTGGGGCGATGTCAACTGGGTGGCCTTTATGGCGGGCCAAGGGTTGGGTACCGCCTGGCGCGGACAGGCGCTGCCCGCCGATAACCATCAGACCGGCAATTTACTTGACCAGATGACGCGTCAGGGGCTGAAAGCCGCCTTGGTACATTTTCCCGAGACTGTCGTGGCCGACGCCGGGCATTTCAGTTTCGCGCCCTACTGGGGCAGAAGCGCGCCCTGGGCCGCCGAACATTTTAAACCCATGGGCCATACCACCCGCTATCAGGCGCGCACCGGCGATAAACACATCAAGCAGCAAAAGCTTGGCTGGCCGCCCAACGGCACGCTGGCCTACCATGATAAAGGCGCCTGGCAGCCGCTGGAAAAAGGCGCTGACGGAGGCTATGCGCTAACGTTGCAGGGGCAGCGCGGCAACACTTTAACGCTGCCCCTGGGCGAGCAAGAGGGAAAACCGGTGATCTGGATAGGCGACCAGGCCGTGGCGCTGGCCGAAGGCGAGTGGAGCCCCTGGTGTTCACTGCGCGCCCTCAACGTGAGCGGCAGCGTGCGGTTCTATCTGGGATGCTACCGGCCCGAACGCGACGAGGTTGAGATTCTGCAAGCGCAGGTCACCGACCCGGACCAGCTGTGTGGCGCGTCCGAACAGGCCAGGGCGCTGCTGGCCCACGCCGGGCCGTTTTTCAGTAAGTGGGTGGTCAAAGCCTCGCCGCAGGAAGATTACCCACAGGCCACCTACCAGGAAGGGGATGAACAGTCGCTGTGGCTCGCCGATACGGCGCTGACATTAACCCAGCAGCAGGGCTATGCCCTATGGGCGACGGTGCATCGGTTGGTGGACGAATCGCACCATAACTGTCTCGGTCAATGCGATCCGGCGTCGCCCTTCTTTGATCCGGCGCAGGCGGCACGCTATGACGCGGTGATGCGCGATTGCTACCAGATCCTCGATAAGACCATGGGCAAGCTTATGGCGCAGATGGACGATGAAACGGTGCTGATGCTGGCGTCCGATCACGGTGCGGTGCCCAACGCCTATATGTGCGATATCTACCGCTACTTGGCGAAGCATCAGCTGGTGGTGCTGGACGAACAATTAAAACCGGATATGGCGCGCAGCCAGGTCTATTTGAAAGATGAACGCGGCGGCCTGGAAATTTTCGTCAATTTGGCCGGACGCGAGGCGACAGGCATCGTGTCGCCCGCCGATTACGATGCCGTGTGCGCCAAAACGCTGCACGCCTTGGGCAGTTGGCATGTGCTGGAGCAGGGGCAATTGCGCAATGCGGTTAGCCTGGCGCTATTGAAAGACGACGCGGCGGGCATTGGCTTTTGGGGACCGTGCGCGGGGGATATCGTTTTTGCCTATAACGCCGGTTTTGTCTGGGGCGTAAGCCGCGGCGGGGAAGATATTTGCCCGGTCGAGGTGCCGGGGGCCAATCACGGGCCGCAAAAACCCACCGCCGCGACGGCGATGTCCTCCAATTACGGCGCGCTGGTGATGATGGGGGCGGGCGTGCGCGCCGGCTACTACCACGATCGCGCAACGCTCGGCCCTTACACCATGGTGGATCCGGCGGCGACGATAGCCCATTTACTCGGCCTGCCGCTGGCGACGCTGGATGGCCGCGTGATGCACAGTCTTCTCGCGGATGGTCACACTCACCCCTAA
- a CDS encoding 2-hydroxyacid dehydrogenase, with protein MTKTLHVLIAAETLPASLLDAVKRTYTVSTGDAARDPAWSATYGAEIDVILTNGVTGVTAELLRRLPKVKLIASNGVGVDKIDLAAARARGIVVTNTPSVLNDCVADHAMALLLDISRRVSEADRYVRAGLWRTRGRFPLGTKIGGKVCGIAGLGNIGRAFAARAAAFGMDIHYYNPHSQPAVPYRRHDSLRSLAAAADYLVLTLPGGDATRHAVEETVLAALGPRGYLINVARGSVVKESALLDALDRQLIAGAALDVFADEPNVPPALLDKANVVLSPHIASATRETMAAMADLVLQNLHAFARGEAVLTPVN; from the coding sequence GTGACCAAAACTTTACATGTGCTAATTGCGGCAGAAACGTTGCCGGCCTCATTACTCGACGCCGTGAAGCGCACCTATACCGTTAGCACCGGCGACGCCGCGCGCGATCCCGCCTGGAGTGCGACGTACGGGGCGGAGATCGATGTCATTTTAACCAACGGCGTCACCGGGGTGACGGCGGAGTTGCTGCGTCGGTTGCCCAAGGTAAAACTTATCGCCAGCAACGGGGTCGGCGTCGACAAAATCGATCTCGCGGCGGCGCGCGCGCGCGGCATTGTGGTGACCAATACGCCATCGGTGCTTAACGATTGCGTTGCCGATCATGCCATGGCGCTGTTGCTGGATATCTCACGACGGGTAAGCGAGGCGGATCGCTACGTGCGCGCCGGGCTTTGGCGTACGCGCGGGCGTTTTCCCCTCGGCACTAAAATCGGCGGTAAAGTGTGCGGTATCGCCGGGCTCGGCAATATCGGGCGGGCTTTTGCCGCGCGCGCGGCGGCGTTTGGCATGGATATTCATTATTACAACCCGCATTCTCAGCCGGCGGTGCCCTATAGACGTCACGACTCTCTGCGCTCGCTGGCCGCCGCGGCGGATTATCTGGTGCTGACGCTGCCCGGCGGCGACGCGACCCGGCATGCGGTGGAAGAGACGGTGCTGGCGGCGCTCGGACCGCGAGGCTACCTGATTAATGTCGCGCGGGGAAGCGTGGTCAAAGAAAGCGCGTTACTGGACGCGCTAGACAGGCAGCTTATTGCCGGGGCGGCGTTGGATGTCTTTGCTGATGAACCGAACGTCCCGCCGGCGCTGCTGGACAAAGCCAATGTGGTGCTTAGCCCGCATATCGCCAGTGCGACCCGGGAGACTATGGCGGCTATGGCCGATTTGGTGCTGCAAAATCTGCACGCCTTCGCCCGCGGGGAAGCGGTATTGACGCCGGTCAACTGA
- a CDS encoding MFS transporter, whose translation MQWENKETVAAASSATGAKKTNVRWMVVAVLFFVTLINYADRASISLAGPGMAKELGLSVVDMGFIFSAFGWAYVIFQLPGGWLLDRFGSKMIYSLSILLWSLFTLMTGLAGFVTGATAVMVIFILRFLVGAAESPSFPANSRIVASWFPASERGTAAAIFNSAQYGSTVFFAPLMGWLAHTYGWHSVFTVLGLIGIAFLPVFRKLVHSPNRHTMVNAAELAYMEQGGALVNIDPDKQERAAHKGPRLSYLKQLLSSRMMLGIYFAQYCLNAIGFFFITWFPVYLVQEKHMSIMKAGMVAAIPAVCGFVGGIMGGFVSDMLIRRGMSLSLARKIPIVGGMVLCCIMVLCNYTDSESAVIFIMAMSFLGKGIGGMGWTVNADTAPKEIAGLSGSVLNTFSNSSSITTPVITGYILQVTGSFHAVLWFVIAHAVVVMLCYLFVVGKIKRFILTDTP comes from the coding sequence ATGCAATGGGAAAACAAAGAAACGGTCGCGGCGGCGAGCAGCGCGACCGGGGCCAAAAAAACCAATGTCCGCTGGATGGTGGTGGCGGTGTTGTTCTTCGTGACCTTGATTAACTATGCCGACCGCGCGTCCATTTCTCTGGCCGGGCCTGGCATGGCAAAAGAGTTGGGTTTAAGTGTGGTGGACATGGGGTTTATTTTCTCAGCGTTCGGCTGGGCCTATGTCATCTTTCAATTGCCCGGCGGTTGGTTGTTGGACCGCTTCGGCTCGAAAATGATTTACAGTCTGAGCATCTTGCTCTGGTCGCTGTTCACTTTAATGACCGGGTTGGCGGGCTTTGTTACCGGCGCAACCGCGGTAATGGTCATTTTTATTTTGCGCTTTCTGGTCGGTGCGGCGGAGTCCCCCTCGTTTCCGGCCAATAGCCGGATTGTCGCCTCCTGGTTTCCGGCGTCGGAGCGCGGTACGGCGGCGGCCATTTTCAATTCTGCCCAATATGGTTCCACGGTGTTTTTCGCGCCGCTGATGGGGTGGCTGGCCCATACCTATGGCTGGCATTCCGTCTTTACGGTGCTGGGATTGATAGGCATCGCTTTTCTGCCGGTCTTTCGCAAACTGGTGCATAGCCCCAACCGCCACACCATGGTCAACGCGGCGGAACTGGCGTACATGGAGCAGGGCGGGGCGCTGGTGAATATCGACCCCGACAAGCAAGAGCGCGCCGCCCATAAAGGACCGCGCTTGAGCTATTTGAAGCAGCTACTGTCCAGCCGGATGATGCTTGGGATCTATTTCGCCCAATATTGTCTTAACGCCATCGGCTTTTTCTTTATCACCTGGTTCCCGGTATACCTGGTGCAGGAAAAGCATATGTCAATCATGAAGGCGGGGATGGTAGCGGCCATTCCGGCGGTGTGCGGTTTTGTCGGCGGTATCATGGGCGGTTTTGTTTCCGATATGCTGATTCGCCGTGGGATGTCGCTGTCGTTAGCGCGTAAAATCCCCATCGTCGGCGGGATGGTGCTGTGCTGCATCATGGTGCTGTGTAATTACACCGATTCTGAATCGGCGGTCATCTTTATCATGGCGATGTCTTTTTTGGGTAAAGGCATTGGCGGCATGGGCTGGACGGTTAACGCCGACACCGCACCGAAGGAAATTGCCGGGTTATCGGGTAGCGTACTGAATACCTTTAGCAACTCCTCCAGCATCACCACTCCCGTTATTACCGGATACATTCTGCAAGTGACCGGTTCGTTTCACGCCGTGCTCTGGTTTGTGATAGCCCATGCGGTGGTGGTGATGCTCTGTTACCTGTTCGTGGTCGGAAAAATCAAACGTTTCATTCTCACGGATACACCATAA
- a CDS encoding GntR family transcriptional regulator, whose protein sequence is MSTAETPRIKQSLSFIAYEKIKAMILNMELQPGSSLTEMWLIGKLDMSRTPIREALYRLQQERFVELTRHKGWYVSEIKLRDIQELFVIREALEGICARHATARISDEALTKMEAYLDSLEAPLLANEEAVVDPGDTLHDLIFTYADNQLINTMMAIHLERLRMFHVIASNLPGRKLQSWREHREILYALKARDEDRVEQTMRRHIRSSLDSLLQDLLQKNQTLNAL, encoded by the coding sequence ATGTCGACAGCAGAAACGCCCAGAATCAAGCAATCGTTGAGTTTCATCGCTTACGAGAAAATTAAAGCGATGATCCTGAATATGGAATTACAGCCCGGCAGTTCGCTGACCGAGATGTGGCTAATCGGCAAATTAGACATGAGCCGTACACCGATTCGTGAGGCGCTGTACCGGCTACAGCAGGAGCGGTTTGTTGAGCTGACCCGCCATAAAGGCTGGTATGTCAGCGAAATCAAATTGCGGGATATCCAGGAGCTGTTTGTGATCCGCGAGGCGCTGGAGGGCATTTGCGCTCGCCATGCGACCGCGCGTATCAGCGATGAGGCATTGACGAAGATGGAGGCCTATCTTGATTCGCTGGAGGCCCCTTTGCTGGCGAATGAAGAAGCGGTCGTCGATCCGGGCGATACCCTGCATGATTTGATTTTTACCTATGCCGACAATCAGCTCATCAACACGATGATGGCGATTCATTTGGAACGTCTGCGCATGTTTCACGTTATCGCCAGCAATTTGCCGGGCAGGAAATTACAGTCCTGGCGCGAGCACCGGGAAATTTTGTATGCGCTAAAAGCCCGTGATGAAGATCGCGTCGAGCAAACCATGCGTCGGCATATCCGCAGCAGTCTCGACAGCCTGCTGCAAGATCTGCTGCAAAAAAACCAGACGCTTAACGCGCTGTAG
- a CDS encoding mandelate racemase/muconate lactonizing enzyme family protein, with product MKITSVTTHLLSAKLSQPFAYSRARYDTRTAMLVEIMTDEGITGWGECYGPARMTKAVVDELAGMIIGSDALNSEFIWQDLYARLRDHGQKGLLIEGLSGIDIALWDIRGKYFNVPAYQLLGGAMRTEVQAYATGLYRRDSGDPLSYLAEEAVGYVEQGFKAMKLKVGFGVREDIRVTQTLRDTLGPDVALMIDANHAYDAVAAIALGRAVEELDIGWFEEPVPPEDLAGYRRVKEAIAIPLAGGECEFTRYGFRDVLSTGAMDIIQPDICAAGGLTECKKIADMAQAFGVRTNPHVWGSGIGIAASLQWMALIPTQTPLSLTPVQPLLEFDQTEHPIRQAILQQPIVHHHGRVAIPSGPGLGIDVDRRALAAFAVA from the coding sequence ATGAAAATCACAAGCGTTACCACCCATTTATTGTCGGCCAAGCTGAGCCAACCTTTTGCTTATTCGCGCGCGCGCTACGATACCCGCACCGCGATGCTGGTGGAAATCATGACCGATGAGGGTATTACCGGTTGGGGCGAGTGCTACGGCCCGGCGCGCATGACCAAAGCGGTAGTGGATGAGCTGGCGGGGATGATCATCGGCAGCGACGCGCTTAACAGCGAATTCATTTGGCAGGATCTGTACGCCCGGCTGCGCGATCACGGCCAAAAGGGGCTACTGATTGAAGGCCTGAGCGGTATCGATATCGCGCTTTGGGATATCCGCGGTAAATATTTTAATGTTCCCGCCTACCAATTATTGGGCGGCGCGATGCGCACCGAAGTGCAGGCGTATGCGACCGGCCTCTATCGCCGCGATAGCGGCGATCCGCTCTCCTACCTGGCGGAAGAGGCGGTAGGCTATGTGGAGCAGGGATTTAAGGCGATGAAGCTCAAGGTGGGGTTCGGCGTGCGTGAGGATATCCGGGTCACCCAGACCCTGCGCGACACCCTGGGGCCGGATGTCGCGCTGATGATCGACGCCAACCACGCTTACGATGCCGTTGCGGCGATAGCCCTCGGTCGCGCGGTGGAGGAATTGGATATCGGCTGGTTTGAGGAGCCGGTGCCGCCGGAGGACCTGGCCGGCTACCGGCGGGTGAAAGAGGCGATTGCCATTCCGCTGGCGGGCGGCGAGTGCGAGTTTACCCGCTATGGTTTCCGCGATGTGCTTAGCACCGGCGCTATGGATATTATCCAGCCGGATATCTGCGCCGCTGGCGGCCTGACGGAGTGCAAAAAGATAGCCGACATGGCCCAGGCGTTCGGCGTTCGCACCAACCCGCACGTGTGGGGCAGCGGTATTGGTATCGCCGCGTCGCTGCAATGGATGGCGCTGATCCCTACCCAAACGCCGCTCTCGCTGACGCCGGTGCAGCCGCTGCTGGAGTTCGACCAGACGGAGCATCCTATCCGCCAGGCGATTTTGCAACAGCCGATCGTACACCACCATGGGCGGGTGGCGATCCCCTCAGGCCCAGGGTTGGGTATTGATGTCGACCGCCGCGCGCTGGCGGCGTTCGCCGTGGCGTAG
- a CDS encoding alpha/beta fold hydrolase: protein MITLIRTCYGALLSAALLFAAPAAAQDRFLPPAGFTSAYQTINHVRLHYVKGGQGPLVLLVHGFGQSWYEWRTLMPLLAAQHTVIAVDLPGLGDSAPPVSGYSGAAIADALYRLALHPSQGQPFSLVAHDIGIWNTYPLAVKHPRHIDKVVFMEAPIPDKRLYDFPAFSPQGESLVWHFSFFAAGDNLAETLIAGHEKTFLTHFIRSHATRQAAFTPQLLDGYAAAYAKPSSLHASFEYYRALNISIAQNAVLGQHPLPMPVMAIGGGGHGGMGQFQVDQMRHYATRVTGHVLPGCGHWLPEECPATLNPLVVDFLAR from the coding sequence ATGATAACCCTTATACGCACCTGCTATGGCGCATTGCTGAGCGCCGCGCTGCTGTTCGCCGCGCCGGCGGCAGCCCAGGACCGCTTTTTACCGCCGGCCGGTTTTACGTCCGCCTATCAGACCATCAATCATGTCAGGTTACATTATGTCAAAGGCGGACAGGGACCGCTGGTTTTGCTGGTGCACGGCTTCGGCCAGTCCTGGTACGAGTGGCGCACGCTGATGCCGCTGCTGGCCGCGCAGCATACGGTGATTGCCGTGGACTTACCCGGCCTCGGCGATTCCGCCCCGCCCGTCAGCGGCTATTCCGGCGCAGCGATCGCCGACGCTCTTTACCGGTTGGCGCTACACCCTAGCCAAGGGCAACCCTTCTCATTGGTGGCCCACGATATCGGTATTTGGAATACCTATCCGCTGGCGGTAAAACACCCGCGCCATATCGATAAAGTGGTATTTATGGAAGCGCCGATACCGGATAAACGTCTGTATGACTTCCCGGCTTTCTCGCCGCAGGGTGAATCGCTGGTCTGGCATTTCAGCTTCTTTGCCGCCGGCGACAATCTGGCTGAAACGCTAATTGCCGGTCATGAAAAAACGTTCCTGACGCATTTTATCCGCTCCCACGCCACCCGCCAGGCGGCGTTTACGCCGCAGCTCCTGGACGGCTACGCGGCCGCCTATGCCAAGCCGTCCAGCCTGCATGCATCATTTGAATATTATCGCGCGCTCAACATCTCAATCGCGCAAAACGCCGTGCTGGGGCAACACCCGCTGCCCATGCCGGTGATGGCGATTGGCGGCGGCGGCCATGGCGGCATGGGGCAATTTCAGGTCGATCAGATGCGCCACTATGCCACACGGGTCACGGGCCATGTCCTGCCCGGCTGCGGCCACTGGCTACCGGAAGAGTGCCCCGCGACGCTCAATCCGCTGGTAGTGGACTTTTTGGCGCGCTAA
- a CDS encoding AI-2E family transporter: MEKATLSPDRACVNLACLILFILGVHLAAPVLVPLLVALCLTLVLMRPINGLVSLKIPRALAVIAVSGGILLALLMTLGTIMAALPELRQLSSYLPLLLADRLQGVPALLQRVGMTLTVESLWAIFDPAQLFTLATRAVGRISGMLTGIVMVFMLVVFMLLDAPALSVKCRRLLRCPSPQWTALQQGLDSVTRYLALKTLVSLFIGLAVWGALLLLNVKFAFIWGVLALVLNFIPLVGSIIAAIPPLLLAFLFNGPATGLGLLAALLLINLVFSFLWEPVLMGRRLDLSLCTVFLSLLVWQSLLGLTGALLAVPLTLAVKLALELTPGGRGVALLMSGKD, translated from the coding sequence ATGGAAAAAGCAACCCTGTCCCCCGATCGTGCCTGCGTTAACCTCGCTTGCCTCATCTTATTCATCCTTGGCGTTCACCTCGCCGCGCCGGTGTTGGTGCCGCTGTTGGTGGCGCTCTGTTTGACGCTGGTGCTTATGCGCCCCATCAACGGGCTGGTCTCCCTCAAGATACCGCGCGCCCTGGCGGTCATCGCCGTAAGCGGCGGGATCCTGCTGGCCCTGCTGATGACGCTGGGCACGATCATGGCGGCGCTGCCGGAATTGAGGCAGCTGAGCAGCTATCTGCCCCTGCTGCTGGCCGACCGACTTCAAGGCGTGCCCGCCCTCCTACAGCGTGTCGGTATGACGTTAACGGTCGAGTCGTTGTGGGCTATTTTTGATCCCGCCCAGCTTTTCACGCTTGCCACCCGCGCCGTCGGCCGGATATCGGGGATGCTCACGGGCATCGTGATGGTGTTTATGCTGGTGGTGTTTATGCTGTTGGATGCGCCGGCGCTGTCGGTTAAATGCCGGCGCCTGCTGCGCTGCCCGTCGCCGCAGTGGACGGCGCTACAGCAAGGCCTGGACAGCGTAACGCGTTATCTGGCGCTGAAGACCCTAGTCAGCCTGTTTATCGGGCTGGCGGTGTGGGGCGCGCTGCTGCTGTTGAACGTCAAATTCGCCTTTATCTGGGGGGTGTTGGCCTTAGTATTGAATTTTATCCCGCTGGTGGGGTCGATTATCGCCGCCATCCCGCCGCTGCTCCTGGCCTTTTTATTTAACGGCCCCGCCACCGGGCTGGGGCTATTGGCGGCGCTGCTGCTGATCAATCTGGTTTTCAGCTTTCTTTGGGAGCCCGTGCTGATGGGGCGCCGTCTCGATTTATCGCTTTGCACCGTCTTCCTGTCACTGCTGGTATGGCAAAGCCTGCTTGGCCTCACCGGCGCGCTGCTGGCGGTGCCGCTGACGTTGGCGGTTAAACTCGCGCTGGAATTGACGCCCGGCGGGCGCGGGGTGGCGCTGCTGATGAGCGGTAAAGATTAA